A genomic stretch from Tachyglossus aculeatus isolate mTacAcu1 chromosome 19, mTacAcu1.pri, whole genome shotgun sequence includes:
- the ABCB10 gene encoding ATP-binding cassette sub-family B member 10, mitochondrial — translation MVSVTVALVPLSPRPPRIGHAAAGGQRGRRWWGSGKASERVPPDRPAQPPGGVSDFPAVKRKAAVGPRPAARGAEEPRSRRVEEPRSRGAEEPKSRGAEEPRSRGAEEPKSRGAEERRAEEPRSADLKNRGAEEPKSRGVEDSKSRGVEGAGEPKSRGVEDSRSRRAEEPRSRRAEEPRSRRAEEPRSRRLEEPKSRGAEEPKSRRLEEPNNRGAGEPKSRRTEEPRSRRLESRIAEEASKSRGAEEGAEEPAGGPGVPGGSGVPGPPRPDAKRLLDLAHPERWRLTAAVGFLTVSSVITMSAPFFLGRIIDVIYSSPTEDYAQNLGHLCAALSGVFLCGAVANGIRVYLMQTAGQRIVNRLRGSLFSSILKQEVAFFDRTRTGELVNRLSADTALLGRAVTENLSDGLRAVAQASVGVGMMFFVSPSLATFVLGIVPPMSILAVVYGRYLRKLSKATQDSLAQATQLAEERIGNIRTVRAFGKELSEMDKYLTRVQHVLQLAKRDALARAGFFGATGLSGNLIVLAVLYKGGLLMGSAHMTVGELSSFLMYAFWVGLSVGGLSSFYSELMKGLGAGGRLWELLERRPELPFNEGVMLNQKTFRGDLEFRGVRFAYPTRPEVPIFQDFNLSIPAGSVTALVGPSGSGKSTVVSLLLRLYDPEAGTISVDGQDIRQVNPMWLRSNIGTVSQEPVLFSCSIAENIAYGANRPTSVTPADIRKAADVANAAAFIHSFPQGFDTLVGEKGVLLSGGQKQRIAIARALLKNPRILLLDEATSALDAENETVVQEALERLMEGRTVLVIAHRLSTIKKASVVAVLSQGKIIERGKHDQLLSNPNGVYSSLVRKQTFLSADDGGQEQGGPWFPRVAGRSQ, via the exons ATGGTTTCGGTGACTGTGGCCCTCGTGCCTCTATCTCCCCGGCCACCCCGGATTGGCCACGCTGCCGCGGGGGGCCAGCGGGGCAGGAGATGGTGGGGTTCGGGGAAGGCCTCGGAGAGGGTGCCCCCGGACCGGCCCGCTCAACCTCCCGGGGGGGTCTCGGATTTCCCTGCCGTGAAGCGGAAGGCTGCTGTCGGCCC GAGGCCCGCGGCACGAGGAGCCGAGGAACCGAGGAGCCGAAGAGTCGAAGAGCCGAGGAGCCGAGGAGCCGAGGAGCCGAAGAGCCGAGGAGCCGAAGAGCCGAGGAGTCGAGGAGCCGAAGAGCCGAAGAGCCGAGGAGCCGAGGAGCGAAGAGCCGAAGAACCGAGGAGCGCAGACCTGAAGAACCGAGGAGCCGAGGAGCCGAAGAGCCGAGGGGTCGAAGACTCGAAGAGCCGAGGAGTCGAAG GAGCCGGGGAGCCGAAGAGCCGAGGAGTCGAAGACTCGAGGAGCCGAAGAGCCGAAGAACCGAGGAGCCGAAGAGCCGAAGAACCGAGGAGCCGAAGAGCCGAAGAGCCGAGGAGTCGAAGACTCGAGGAGCCGAAGAGCCGAGGAGCCGAAGAGCCGAAGAGCCGAAGACTCGAGGAGCCGAATAACCGAGGAGCCGGGGAGCCGAAGAGCCGAAGAACCGAGGAGCCGAGGAGTCGAAGACTCGAGAGCCGAATAGCCGAGGAAGCCTCGAAGAGCCGAGGAGCCGAGGAAGGAGCGGAGGAGC cggccgggggcccgggggtccccgggggctCGGGGGtccccggcccgccccgccccgacgCCAAGAGACTGCTGGACTTGGCCCATCCCGAGCGCTGGCGGCTGACAG CGGCCGTCGGCTTCCTGACCGTGTCCAGCGTCATCACGATGTCGGCCCCCTTCTTCCTGGGGCGGATCATCGACGTGATCTACAGCAGCCCCACGGAGGACTACGCCCAGAACCTGGGCCACCTCTGCGCCGCGCTGAGCGGCGTGTTCCTGTGTGGCGCCGTCGCCAATGGCATCCGCGTCTACCTCATGCAGACCGCGG GGCAGCGCATCGTCAACAGGCTCCGCGGGTCCCTGTTCTCCTCCATCCTGAAGCAGGAAGTGGCCTTCTTTGACCGGACGCGCACAGGCGAGCTGGTGAACCGACTGTCGGCGGACACGGCGCTCCTGGGGCGGGCGGTGACCGAGAACCTGTCGGACGGGCTGAGGGCCGTGGCCCAAGCCTCCGTCGGCGTCGGGATGATG TTCTTCGTGTCTCCCAGCCTGGCCACGTTCGTCCTGGGCATCGTCCCTCCCATGTCCATCCTGGCCGTGGTGTACGGCCGGTACCTCCGGAAGCTGAGCAAAGCCACGCAGGACTCGCTGGCCCAGGCCACGCAG CTAGCTGAGGAGAGAATTGGGAACATCCGGACGGTGCGAGCATTTGGGAAGGAGCTCTCTGAGATGGACAAATACCTCACCAGAGTCCAGCATGTGCTGCAGCTGGCTAAGAGGGACGCCCTGGCCCGGGCAGGCTTCTTTGGAGCG ACCGGGCTGTCCGGGAACCTGATCGTGCTGGCCGTCCTGTACAAGGGCGGCCTGCTGATGGGCAGCGCCCACATGACCGTGGGTGAACTCTCTTCCTTCCTGATGTACGCGTTCTGGGTCGGACTGAGCGTCGGAG GTTTGAGCTCCTTCTATTCAGAGCTGAtgaaggggctgggggccggcGGGCGCCTCTGGGAGCTTCTGGAGCGGAGGCCCGAGCTCCCGTTCAACG AGGGGGTCATGTTAAACCAGAAAACTTTCCGGGGTGACCTGGAGTTCCGGGGGGTCCGGTTCGCCTACCCCACCCGTCCGGAGGTGCCCATCTTCCAGGACTTCAACCTGTCCATCCCGGCCGGCTCGGTCACCGCCCTGGTGGGCCCCAGCGGGTCGGGCAAGTCCACGGTCGTGTCGCTCCTCTTGAGGCTGTACGACCCCGAGGCCG GAACCATCAGTGTGGATGGCCAGGACATTCGCCAAGTGAACCCAATGTGGCTGAGGTCCAATATCGGGACGGTGAGCCAG GAACCGGTGCTGTTCTCCTGCTCCATTGCGGAAAACATCGCCTACGGCGCCAACCGGCCGACCTCGGTGACCCCGGCCGACATCCGGAAGGCGGCCGACGTAGCCAACGCAGCCGCCTTCATCCACAGCTTCCCTCAGGGATTTGACACGctggtgggagaaaagggagtgCTCCTTTCAG GTGGGCAGAAACAGCGCATTGCCATTGCCCGTGCCCTGCTCAAG aATCCCAGGATTCTTCTGCTAGATGAAGCAACCAG CGCCCTGGATGCCGAGAACGAGACGGTAGTCCAAGAAGCACTGGAGAGGCTCATGGAAGGACGGACGGTGCTGGTCATCGCCCACCGCCTGTCCACCATTAAGAAAGCCTCTGTGGTGGCGGTGCTCAGTCAGGGCAAGATCATCGAGCGAGGGAAGCACGACCAACTTCTCTCCAACCCCAACGGCGTCTACAGCAGCCTGGTGAGGAAGCAAACCTTCCTGTCGGCGGACGACGGGGGGCAGGAGCAAGGGGGTCCCTGGTTCCCGAGGGTGGCGGGCCGTTCCCAGTAA